From one Sardina pilchardus chromosome 6, fSarPil1.1, whole genome shotgun sequence genomic stretch:
- the fabp10a gene encoding fatty acid-binding protein 10-A, liver basic, translating into MAFNGTWQVYTQENYENFLKALSLPDDVIKMAKDIKPITEIKQAGNDFVITSKTPHQSVTNSFTIGKEADITTMDGKKIKCTVQMQGGKLVCKTEKFSHDQEIVGGEMVENMTVGGVTMVRKSKKV; encoded by the exons ATGGCCTTCAACGGAACATGGCAAGTGTACACACAGGAGAACTACGAGAACTTCCTCAAAGCCCTCT CTCTACCCGACGATGTCATCAAAATGGCCAAGGACATCAAACCTATAACTGAGATCAAGCAGGCTGGCAACGACTTTGTCATCACCTCAAAAACCCCTCACCAGTCTGTAACCAACTCCTTCACCATTGGCAAAGAGGCCGATATCACTACCATGGATGGGAAGAAGATCAAG TGCACTGTCCAGATGCAGGGAGGGAAACTCGTCTGTAAGACAGAGAAGTTCTCTCATGATCAGGAAATTGTTGGGGGAGAGATGGTAGAG AACATGACAGTAGGAGGAGTAACCATGGTCAGGAAGAGCAAGAAAGTATGA